A genome region from Portunus trituberculatus isolate SZX2019 chromosome 18, ASM1759143v1, whole genome shotgun sequence includes the following:
- the LOC123505720 gene encoding CDPK-related kinase 7-like has product MIDPCTGGYTLPRPASAHSFCARVCPREVGEITGNDAPLPSMGQHFTDGRGAREVEVNGTRTPSLPLHAAASPTLRPLLSLLIFGLDSRFREGEKGKADDYERSRPRRVNTRLSAIRAATVPRPTDRSISRLSYEYPVPGAVPEGPKPTLQRWFLPAVAIPRHLPLPALPPAVPSSPRLSPPRGAVPVLPPCSPTPFTVLPPSPPTCRPAAHLLSLESRRQRWRWSQAAVADRRCNACVASDVPCEAAHLPDMLTSTDSGTGGSCDLPEESLSDHYDILNILSYGRMGKIYLAAERVMGTEVALKAVCRDMCRRRDIQREFHYASHLDHPNLEAATGRLFQTDLYFVYPMEYAHYGDLASYLSSRTIEEVPIRWVAEQVASALTYLHSFQLVHGNIDPANVLIFRPNLSLVKLTDFGSTCRSGTFVRRHQFTGPYIPPELSRCDGVEGYYTGTSLDSWALGILIIHCLTGNKPWTTSDVSDPEYAAFRSWQRAKSIRVPRPFKRFTVRLLRLVRRLLEPRGWSRYPAKEVFKYLEDDWLIKSRDRSDSHDFDPSLVPLQNSLFQGLNKDIVKNPCDQKHEPEDQEKQPQERVSSPRRFFAELLRLSSPNTSVRHHRKNHAWHHSSSSSSSSSSFTWLNSSSSTSSFSISTNYSSV; this is encoded by the exons ATGATCGACCCCTGCACTGGAGGCTACACTCTACCCCGCCCAGCCTCCGCACACTCCTTCTGTGCACGTGTCTGCCCGCgggaggtggg GGAAATTACCGGTAATGACGCGCCTTTACCGTCAATGGGGCAACATTTTACAGACGGACGGGGAGCTAGGGAGGTTGAGGTTAATGGCACGCGCACCCCATCCCTGCCACTGCACGCTGCCGCCTCTCCAACCCTGCGTCCTCTCTTGAGTCTCTTGATTTTTGGTCTTGACTCTCGATTccgggaaggggaaaaagggaaagctgATGATTATGAGA GGAGCAGACCCCGTCGAGTGAATACGCGACTCTCCGCCATCCGAGCCGCGACCGTCCCCCGTCCCACTGATCGCAGCATCTCTCGGCTTTCTTATGAGTATCCAGTGCCTGGCGCCGTGCCTGAGGGTCCCAAGCCAACGCTACAGCGGTGGTTCCTGCCCGCGGTGGCGA TTCCGCGGCACCTCCCGCTCCCCGCACTGCCACCCGCCGTCCCGTCCTCCCCACGACTCTCACCCCCCAGGGGAGCTGTCCCCGTTCTTCCTCCGTGCTCCCCCACTCCCTTCACCGTGCTACCCCCGTCGCCGCCCACGTGCCGCCCAGCCGCCCACCTGTTGAGCTTGGAGAGCCGGCGGCAGCGGTGGAGGTGGAGTCAGGCCGCTGTTGCCGACCGCCGATGCAACGCATGTGTGGCCAGCGATGTGCCCTGCGAGGCGGCGCACCTGCCAG ACATGCTGACAAGTACAGActcaggaacaggaggaagctGTGACCTGCCGGAAGAATCCCTCAGTGACCATTATGACATCCTCAACATCCTCAGCTATGGCAGGATGGGCAAG ATCTACCTGGCGGCAGAGAGGGTGATGGGAACGGAGGTGGCACTGAAGGCTGTGTGCCGAGACATGTGTCGCCGGAGGGACATTCAGAGAGAGTTCCACTATGCCTCACACCTCGACCACCCAAACCTTGAGGCCGCCACCGGGAGACTCTTCCAGACCGACCTCTACTTTGTGTACCCGATGGAATACGCCCACTACGGGGACCTGGCCTCGTACCTCAGCTCCCGCACCATTGAGGAG GTGCCAATAAGATGGGTAGCAGAGCAAGTGGCGAGTGCACTCACTTATCTGCACAGCTTCCAGTTAGTTCATGGTAACATTGACCCGGCCAATGTCCTCATCTTCAGACCCAACCTCTCCCTCGTCAAGCTCACTGACTTTGGCTCAACCTGCCGCAGCGGAACCTTTGTGCGTCGCCATCAGTTCACGGGACCCTACATTCCCCCTGAGCTGAGTCGCTGCGATGGTGTTGAGGGTTACTACACAGGCACCTCACTTGACTCCTGGGCCCTTGGAATCCTCATTATTCactgtctcactggcaacaaaCCTTGGACCACTAGTGACGTCTCTGACCCTGAGTACGCTGCCTTCAGGAGCTGGCAGAGGGCCAAGTCTATCCGAGTCCCCAGGCCGTTCAAGAGGTTTACGGTTCGTCTGCTGCGCCTGGTCCGTCGACTGCTGGAGCCCCGGGGTTGGTCTCGCTACCCAGCCAAGGAGGTCTTCAAGTATCTCGAGGACGACTGGTTGATCAAGTCACGTGATCGGAGCGACAGTCACGATTTTGATCCATCGCTTGTTCCTCTCCAAAACTCTCTCTTCCAAGGCTTAAATAAGGACATAGTGAAGAACCCCTGTGACCAGAAGCATGAGCCAGAGGACCAGGAGAAGCAGCCACAGGAAAGAGTCTCAAGTCCACGCCGCTTCTTTGCTGAGCTGTTGAGGTTGAGCTCTCCAAACACGTCTGTGAGGCACCATCGTAAAAATCATGCATGgcaccattcctcttcctcctcctcctcatcctcatctttcaCTTGGCTTAATTCGTCATCATCCACCTCCTCATTTAGTATATCCACCAACTATTCTTCTGTGTAA